A section of the Ignavibacteriales bacterium genome encodes:
- a CDS encoding nucleotide exchange factor GrpE, whose translation MIKKEHDEEQMTPTGDETKDELGFEHTNDEISDAEMNGGDSVEALKKEVQKLKESLLRNAADYENFKKRKESEVWKIREYASEKIIKELFPIYEDLSRSIESVNKGETNDVETLKKGLQAIFEKFKNVLTAEGVEEIDSLGKEFDVNLSDAIAQIPRDDVPPNTVVEVIEKGFKMKDKIVKHDKVLVSKKPD comes from the coding sequence ATGATTAAAAAAGAACACGACGAAGAACAAATGACCCCGACAGGGGATGAGACAAAAGATGAGCTGGGCTTTGAGCATACGAATGACGAGATAAGCGATGCTGAAATGAATGGGGGAGATTCCGTTGAAGCGTTAAAAAAAGAGGTGCAAAAACTTAAAGAAAGCCTCTTACGAAATGCCGCGGACTATGAGAATTTCAAAAAGCGTAAAGAATCTGAAGTTTGGAAGATCCGTGAATACGCCTCGGAAAAGATAATTAAAGAACTCTTTCCAATTTACGAAGACCTTTCACGCTCGATAGAATCTGTTAACAAGGGCGAAACCAACGATGTTGAAACTCTTAAAAAGGGTCTGCAGGCTATATTCGAGAAATTCAAAAATGTACTTACTGCTGAGGGAGTTGAAGAGATTGATTCGCTTGGAAAAGAGTTTGATGTGAACTTGAGTGATGCGATAGCTCAAATACCGCGCGACGATGTCCCGCCGAATACAGTGGTTGAAGTGATTGAAAAGGGCTTTAAAATGAAAGATAAGATTGTAAAACACGATAAAGTGCTGGTTTCGAAGAAGCCGGATTAA
- a CDS encoding TonB-dependent receptor has product MSSFTKVLFLLIAALLTNSVAFSQGITGKVTDAYFSDPLPGAIVRIPEVNAGVETDLDGNYEITGIKAGTYTVEVSYVGYTTVKFTDVVVKSDGLTRLDVPLSSDDGITTDEITIEASTSTANEQAMLLEQKNADQLQDGISSQQIKRAPDSQASDVLKRVIGVNIVDNKFVYVRGTSERYSNTTLNGVELPSTETDKKSFTFDLFPSNLLDNIIIAKSYTVDKPANFSGGLVQLNTIEFPESFTLKMSTSGAYNSNTTGDDFSSYDAGEKKFLFFNLGIDNGDRTLPSSVPSFRVDRLTLNKQQIKSIGQSFRNDWGQNESSAPPNTGLQISMGNKMDVLGNPFGYFGAYTYGSGFQNMDIQRWEYQQSGDLEQQYSGLNSQYSVRWGAIANMSYKIGINSKVSFKNSYVLNSKDETQFLSGFNVPQDYDRHLYLTKFSEKTVFSTLVEGSHYIDALNKMNFTWRGSYSESTSNEPDRKTMQYQRQRGTDDPFNAGIAVTNNPNTNSGGRFFSELHDFNRSFEANIEMPFHVIKSIDSKTKLGVYANGKQRSFDARLFAPYFTSATNIFERNRINYLPIDSIFVPENFDTTKLYIGEFTRPSDNYQAEENNYAGYLMFDVPIEKFRVVIGARLESNEQILTTFQDDGTPLNVNLKNNDILPSVNMIFALNDKTNIRGSYFQSISRPELRELAPFGYIDFNTNIYVFGNPNLRRTLIRNYDLRYEVFPEAGEIMSVSLFYKHIDAPIEKIFDQSSGSDSKSATFDNAESGANNYGIEFEIRKNLAFISKTLSLFTFNGNFTLVNSKVDISGLGGSENRTERRLQGQSPYTINVGLYYDNPNTGTSANLLYNRAGKRISEVGINDLGDVEENGRNLIDLSISQKFLTRFSGKFTIGNLLGEDEVYTQDVLGTEQTVRIFKRGTNVSLTLGYDF; this is encoded by the coding sequence ATGAGCTCATTTACAAAGGTTTTGTTCTTATTAATTGCCGCACTCCTGACCAACAGTGTGGCTTTTTCACAAGGAATTACCGGTAAGGTGACCGATGCATACTTCTCCGATCCGTTGCCGGGCGCGATCGTGCGTATTCCGGAAGTAAATGCCGGCGTAGAAACTGATCTTGACGGTAATTATGAAATAACCGGTATTAAAGCGGGTACTTATACTGTCGAGGTATCTTATGTGGGATATACAACTGTGAAATTTACTGATGTAGTTGTAAAAAGTGATGGATTGACAAGGCTTGACGTTCCTCTTAGTTCGGACGACGGGATAACTACCGATGAGATTACGATCGAAGCTTCGACATCTACCGCTAATGAACAGGCGATGTTGTTAGAACAGAAAAATGCTGATCAATTGCAGGATGGTATCAGCAGTCAGCAGATCAAAAGGGCTCCTGATAGCCAGGCATCTGATGTTCTTAAAAGGGTTATCGGTGTAAATATTGTTGATAATAAATTTGTTTATGTTAGAGGAACTTCTGAGAGGTATAGTAATACCACACTTAACGGTGTCGAACTTCCTAGTACTGAAACAGATAAGAAATCATTCACATTCGATCTCTTCCCTTCCAATTTGCTTGATAATATAATCATTGCAAAATCTTATACAGTTGATAAACCTGCTAATTTCAGCGGCGGTTTGGTTCAGCTTAATACAATTGAATTTCCCGAATCGTTCACATTGAAAATGTCGACATCCGGGGCGTACAACTCAAATACTACAGGGGATGATTTTAGTAGCTATGATGCCGGTGAAAAGAAATTTCTATTTTTTAACTTGGGTATAGACAATGGTGATAGAACTCTGCCTTCTTCGGTTCCGTCATTCCGTGTAGACAGATTAACCTTAAATAAGCAGCAGATAAAATCCATTGGGCAGTCATTTAGAAATGATTGGGGACAGAATGAAAGCTCAGCTCCGCCAAATACCGGGCTTCAGATCTCTATGGGTAATAAAATGGATGTCCTTGGAAATCCGTTCGGGTATTTTGGTGCATATACTTATGGAAGCGGATTCCAGAATATGGATATACAGAGATGGGAGTATCAGCAAAGCGGTGACTTGGAGCAACAATACAGTGGTCTAAATTCACAATACTCCGTTAGATGGGGTGCTATTGCGAATATGAGTTATAAAATTGGTATTAACAGTAAGGTTAGTTTTAAGAACTCATATGTTCTTAATTCAAAGGATGAGACACAGTTCCTGTCCGGATTTAATGTACCGCAGGATTATGATAGACATTTATACCTTACCAAGTTCTCTGAAAAAACAGTCTTCTCGACGCTTGTCGAAGGATCGCATTATATCGATGCTTTGAATAAGATGAACTTTACATGGAGAGGATCCTATTCTGAATCTACTTCTAACGAGCCGGATCGCAAGACTATGCAATACCAAAGACAAAGAGGCACAGATGATCCATTTAATGCGGGTATTGCAGTAACAAATAACCCGAATACAAACAGCGGTGGCAGGTTTTTCTCGGAATTACATGATTTCAATAGGAGCTTTGAAGCTAACATTGAAATGCCTTTTCATGTCATTAAGAGTATTGATTCAAAGACCAAGCTAGGTGTTTATGCTAACGGAAAGCAGAGAAGTTTCGATGCAAGACTCTTTGCTCCGTATTTTACTTCGGCAACGAATATTTTCGAAAGAAATAGGATAAACTATTTACCGATTGACTCGATTTTCGTGCCTGAAAACTTTGATACAACGAAGCTCTATATAGGTGAGTTTACACGTCCGTCCGATAATTACCAGGCTGAGGAAAATAATTATGCCGGTTATCTGATGTTTGATGTCCCTATTGAAAAGTTCAGAGTCGTTATCGGTGCAAGACTTGAATCGAATGAGCAGATCCTTACCACTTTTCAGGATGATGGAACACCTCTTAATGTTAATCTTAAAAATAATGATATCCTTCCTTCGGTTAATATGATTTTTGCTCTTAATGATAAAACAAATATAAGAGGTTCTTACTTCCAGTCGATTTCGAGACCCGAACTCAGGGAACTTGCTCCTTTTGGGTATATTGACTTTAATACTAATATTTATGTCTTTGGTAACCCAAATTTGAGGCGTACACTTATTAGAAATTATGATCTTAGATACGAGGTCTTCCCGGAAGCCGGAGAAATAATGTCCGTAAGCCTTTTCTATAAGCATATTGACGCACCGATAGAAAAGATTTTTGATCAATCTTCAGGTAGTGACTCTAAATCCGCAACATTTGACAATGCCGAAAGCGGAGCAAATAATTATGGTATCGAATTTGAAATAAGGAAAAATTTAGCCTTTATAAGCAAGACCTTGAGCCTGTTTACTTTCAATGGCAATTTCACTTTAGTGAATTCAAAAGTTGATATTTCAGGTTTAGGCGGTTCGGAAAATAGGACCGAGAGAAGACTCCAGGGACAATCACCATATACAATAAACGTCGGGCTTTACTATGATAATCCAAATACAGGTACAAGCGCTAATCTTCTCTATAACAGAGCCGGTAAAAGGATTTCCGAAGTTGGTATTAATGACCTGGGTGACGTTGAAGAAAACGGAAGGAATCTTATAGATCTTTCAATCTCTCAGAAATTCTTAACCAGGTTTAGTGGTAAATTCACGATCGGAAATCTGCTTGGCGAAGATGAAGTTTACACTCAGGATGTTCTTGGTACTGAGCAAACAGTAAGGATTTTCAAGAGAGGTACTAATGTTTCCTTGACGTTGGGCTATGATTTTTAG
- the hrcA gene encoding heat-inducible transcription repressor HrcA, producing the protein MVSDLSNREKEVLLYIVESFIKSALPIGSRSISKGTDLNLSSATIRNVMSDLEEMDLLKTPHTSAGRIPTDKAYRYYVDTLMNDQRLTEKERKLIESQIFEQKHLLLENEDIYIETSRILGKISHQLAIITKPLLDNAVFERLDIVELSSTKILVVINIRSGYAKTVLIELQTEVKKEKLEAVARFLNERLQGLTLKDIRETFNERVEDYRYYEPELFKVLVNSKDEIYGSGETGTVYISGTGEVINQPEFEDPRSFKNIVTLAEDKELVVEIFRDSSERNDGIIISIGEENPGTKLQDYSIIRTTYNINDMKGNIGIIGPKRMNYAKMVSLLNYTSDLISRIKF; encoded by the coding sequence ATGGTATCAGATTTATCAAATAGGGAAAAGGAAGTTTTACTTTACATAGTGGAGAGTTTTATAAAATCCGCGCTCCCCATTGGCTCACGAAGCATTTCTAAGGGAACGGACCTTAATCTTTCTTCCGCTACTATCAGGAATGTAATGAGTGACCTTGAGGAGATGGACCTTCTTAAAACTCCTCATACCTCCGCCGGCAGGATACCAACGGATAAAGCATATAGGTATTACGTGGATACGTTGATGAATGATCAGCGACTGACTGAGAAGGAAAGGAAGTTGATAGAGTCCCAGATTTTTGAACAGAAGCATTTGCTCCTAGAAAACGAGGACATATACATTGAGACTTCCCGCATCCTGGGAAAGATATCTCACCAGCTTGCAATAATAACTAAACCTCTTCTCGATAACGCTGTATTTGAACGTCTCGACATTGTCGAATTATCGTCCACAAAAATTCTTGTTGTTATAAATATCCGTTCCGGGTATGCAAAGACTGTTCTTATAGAACTGCAGACTGAGGTTAAAAAAGAAAAGCTTGAGGCTGTAGCGCGGTTCCTTAATGAGAGACTTCAGGGATTGACACTCAAAGATATTCGCGAGACCTTCAACGAGAGGGTTGAGGATTACCGCTATTATGAACCCGAACTTTTCAAAGTACTGGTAAACTCAAAAGATGAAATATACGGAAGCGGTGAAACCGGTACCGTCTATATCAGTGGTACAGGCGAAGTCATAAACCAGCCGGAGTTTGAAGACCCGCGGAGTTTCAAAAACATTGTTACCCTTGCCGAGGATAAGGAGCTTGTAGTGGAGATATTTCGTGACAGCTCGGAGAGAAATGACGGGATTATAATTTCCATTGGGGAAGAAAATCCGGGTACGAAATTGCAGGATTACAGTATTATCCGGACAACATATAATATAAACGATATGAAGGGAAATATTGGCATAATCGGACCAAAGAGGATGAACTATGCCAAAATGGTTTCCTTACTTAATTATACATCCGATCTAATTAGCAGAATAAAATTTTAA
- a CDS encoding glycosyltransferase family 2 protein: MSKALSIVIVTWNSGDEIINCLESIFMEDQPDREVTIVDNASSDNTRKILDGYKDKVRVILNETNTGYTRACNQGIEASTGEFVLLLNPDTRIIGNALEELVSFLSRHKTAGASAPQLLNEDMSIQHSCRTLPTYWDMFCEMSLLSAIFSRSPVFSRWKMGYFDHDSMREVEQPMAAALLIRKSTLDNIRNMDERYLMFFNDVDLCKKIIDGGEKIMFYPGSRIIHAKGKSVYKDHKRMIGIWNDDCLKYFKKHHNNFILYPLLALGIRFTGFFRMLFAKSK, translated from the coding sequence AATTAACTGTCTGGAATCCATTTTTATGGAGGATCAGCCTGACCGTGAAGTGACAATTGTTGATAACGCTTCCTCCGATAATACAAGGAAGATCCTTGATGGATATAAGGATAAAGTGAGAGTTATTTTAAATGAGACTAATACCGGCTACACAAGAGCATGCAACCAGGGGATCGAAGCTTCAACCGGTGAGTTTGTTCTTTTGTTAAATCCGGATACGCGTATTATTGGAAATGCTCTTGAGGAGTTAGTTTCGTTCTTAAGCCGCCATAAAACTGCCGGAGCGTCTGCTCCCCAGCTTTTAAATGAAGATATGAGCATCCAGCATTCATGTAGGACACTTCCTACTTATTGGGATATGTTTTGTGAGATGTCGCTGTTATCCGCTATCTTTTCTAGGAGTCCGGTTTTCTCGCGATGGAAGATGGGCTACTTCGACCATGACTCTATGCGGGAGGTCGAACAGCCTATGGCGGCGGCATTGCTTATTAGAAAAAGTACGCTCGATAATATCCGCAATATGGATGAAAGGTATCTAATGTTTTTCAATGACGTGGATCTTTGTAAAAAAATAATTGACGGCGGAGAGAAAATAATGTTCTACCCGGGATCTCGTATCATTCACGCAAAAGGAAAAAGTGTTTACAAAGATCACAAAAGAATGATCGGTATATGGAATGATGACTGCCTGAAATATTTTAAAAAACATCATAATAATTTTATACTGTATCCGCTATTAGCTCTGGGGATACGTTTCACCGGATTTTTTAGAATGTTATTTGCAAAATCAAAATAA
- the dnaJ gene encoding molecular chaperone DnaJ has translation MTNRDYYEILGVEKQASVEEIKTSYRKLAMKYHPDRNPGDSEAEVKFKEAAEAYQILSNPEKRQRYDRFGHQGVNGNGGFNDINDIFSHFGDIFGGGSIFDEFFGGSSRRQRREPGIRGSDLKITVKLTLEEIANGVEKKLKIKKLKTCETCHGSGAKNGSYQTCTNCNGTGEVRHVTRSILGQFVNISACNVCNGEGRIIKEKCQECHGEGRVKSESTIKVKIPPGVSEGNYIPLREQGNAGARGGRSGDLLVFIEEQEHQYFHRNGDDVIYELNISIADAVLGTTVMVPTLSDEHKLKVEPGTQPGTVIKLKEKGIRHLNEFGKGDQLIYVNVFIPSKVTSKEKQLLKELSDSENFSPERSKKKNKGFIKSIFG, from the coding sequence ATGACAAATAGAGATTATTACGAAATACTGGGAGTAGAAAAACAGGCATCGGTTGAAGAGATCAAAACTTCATATAGAAAGCTTGCTATGAAATATCACCCGGATAGAAATCCCGGAGATTCCGAAGCAGAAGTGAAATTCAAGGAAGCCGCGGAGGCCTACCAGATACTTTCTAATCCGGAGAAAAGACAGAGATATGACAGGTTCGGGCATCAGGGAGTGAATGGTAACGGAGGCTTTAACGACATCAACGATATATTTTCACACTTTGGGGATATATTCGGTGGAGGAAGTATCTTCGATGAATTTTTTGGCGGATCATCCCGCAGACAGCGCCGTGAACCTGGCATCAGAGGGAGCGATTTAAAGATCACTGTTAAACTCACACTCGAAGAAATTGCGAACGGTGTAGAGAAGAAATTAAAAATTAAGAAGCTCAAAACCTGTGAGACATGTCATGGAAGCGGTGCTAAGAATGGAAGCTACCAGACATGTACTAATTGCAACGGCACCGGTGAGGTAAGGCACGTTACCCGGTCTATCCTCGGACAGTTCGTCAATATCTCCGCATGTAACGTATGTAACGGCGAGGGCAGGATCATAAAGGAGAAATGTCAGGAATGTCATGGAGAGGGAAGAGTTAAATCCGAATCGACTATTAAAGTAAAGATACCTCCGGGAGTATCGGAAGGAAACTATATCCCGCTTAGAGAGCAGGGCAATGCAGGGGCGAGAGGTGGAAGGTCCGGTGACTTGCTCGTGTTTATCGAGGAGCAGGAGCATCAGTATTTTCACAGAAACGGCGACGATGTTATTTACGAGCTAAATATAAGTATCGCTGACGCAGTTCTTGGAACTACTGTGATGGTTCCTACACTTTCTGATGAACATAAGCTTAAGGTCGAGCCGGGTACTCAGCCCGGCACAGTAATTAAATTAAAAGAAAAAGGTATAAGACACCTAAATGAGTTTGGTAAGGGTGATCAACTTATATATGTTAATGTCTTCATCCCATCTAAGGTCACATCAAAAGAGAAACAATTATTGAAAGAGCTTTCGGACTCGGAAAATTTTAGTCCCGAAAGATCAAAAAAGAAAAATAAGGGTTTCATCAAATCCATATTTGGATAA
- a CDS encoding T9SS type A sorting domain-containing protein, whose translation MKKFFILLAVFSMMVLSNVSFGQWSDTLQGNITGTVTLSEHRSYLMLGEIVVQSGGTLVIPAGTYLYGDAPTKASIIVLRGGKIYAKGTASDPIVFTSRNPVGSRAAGDWGGIVILGNATINTNSGVDTAAIEGFSTNYYYGGNNDDDSSGCLSYCRIEFAGIALAPNNEINSLTMGGVGRKTQIDHIMVSFAGDDAVECFGGTVNVKYFVAAFGVDDMFDTDNGYRGRFQFGLGISDPNIADVSGSNGFESDNNSAPNYNNPRTWPFYSNMTLVGPKEYDTTTVDPNFKRGAHIRRNVKTSLWNTVWMGWPTGTLFDGTGVFNACTGDTLKYKSNIIAGCLKNIDTAGTSTTPFNANAFVFGAGQMTDTFATTQEVMLNSPYSGLNNHNYSINDFMPQGGSPVFSNFIDANTIDPFFTSTNYRGAFGSGSNWLDGGWINFRPDTVDYSVGINQISSNVPERYTLSQNYPNPFNPSTVINFSLPVKGFVTLKVYDVLGQEVATLVNNVLTVGEYAYEFDASRLSSGIYFYTLKGENFVETKKMMLVK comes from the coding sequence ATGAAAAAGTTTTTCATCTTATTAGCCGTTTTTTCCATGATGGTATTATCTAATGTATCGTTTGGTCAGTGGAGTGATACTTTGCAGGGTAATATCACAGGTACGGTTACGCTCAGCGAGCACAGATCTTATCTGATGCTTGGTGAAATTGTAGTTCAAAGCGGTGGTACGCTTGTTATTCCTGCCGGTACATACCTTTATGGTGATGCACCAACAAAAGCTTCTATCATTGTTTTGAGAGGCGGAAAGATCTATGCAAAAGGAACTGCAAGTGACCCGATAGTATTTACTTCGAGGAACCCTGTTGGATCAAGAGCTGCAGGTGATTGGGGCGGTATTGTTATCCTAGGTAATGCTACAATAAATACTAACTCAGGTGTTGATACAGCTGCTATCGAAGGATTTTCAACTAACTATTACTATGGCGGAAATAACGACGATGACAGCTCAGGTTGCCTCAGCTATTGCCGTATCGAGTTTGCGGGTATTGCTCTTGCACCAAACAATGAAATTAACTCACTTACAATGGGTGGTGTCGGAAGAAAAACACAGATTGATCATATTATGGTGAGCTTTGCGGGTGATGATGCTGTTGAGTGTTTCGGTGGTACTGTAAACGTTAAATACTTCGTCGCTGCGTTCGGTGTTGACGATATGTTCGATACTGATAATGGGTATAGGGGAAGATTCCAGTTTGGTCTTGGTATAAGTGACCCCAATATTGCTGATGTCAGTGGTTCTAATGGATTTGAATCCGATAACAATAGTGCTCCAAACTACAATAATCCTAGAACATGGCCCTTCTACTCAAATATGACTCTTGTTGGTCCAAAGGAATATGATACCACTACTGTTGATCCTAACTTTAAAAGAGGCGCTCATATCAGAAGGAATGTTAAGACAAGCCTCTGGAATACAGTTTGGATGGGATGGCCGACAGGTACTTTATTTGATGGTACTGGTGTTTTCAATGCTTGTACAGGTGATACACTTAAATATAAAAGCAATATAATTGCAGGATGTCTCAAAAATATTGATACTGCTGGTACTTCGACCACTCCTTTCAACGCAAACGCATTTGTATTTGGAGCCGGTCAAATGACTGATACTTTTGCTACTACTCAGGAAGTTATGTTAAACAGCCCATACAGTGGTCTTAATAACCATAATTATAGTATTAACGACTTTATGCCTCAGGGAGGTTCTCCTGTATTCAGTAACTTCATTGATGCTAATACTATTGATCCATTCTTCACTTCAACTAATTACAGAGGCGCATTTGGTTCAGGTTCTAACTGGTTAGACGGCGGTTGGATAAACTTCCGTCCTGATACTGTTGACTACAGTGTAGGAATTAATCAGATCTCTTCAAACGTTCCTGAGAGATACACTCTTAGCCAAAACTATCCAAATCCTTTCAACCCGTCTACTGTTATCAACTTCTCACTGCCGGTTAAAGGATTCGTAACTCTAAAGGTTTATGATGTACTTGGACAGGAAGTTGCTACACTGGTAAATAATGTTTTAACTGTTGGTGAATATGCATACGAATTCGACGCTTCAAGATTATCTTCCGGTATCTACTTCTACACCTTAAAAGGTGAGAATTTTGTAGAGACCAAAAAAATGATGTTGGTTAAGTAA